From the Chloroflexia bacterium SDU3-3 genome, one window contains:
- a CDS encoding MHS family MFS transporter: MAAHAPALQTGQVEKSKIWSVIGASAAGTVIEWYDFYVFGSLAAIISPLFYPKGNDILALIAYLSTFAVGFIVRPFGALFFGRIGDMVGRKYAFLVTLLIMGGATTLIGLLPTYGSIGIAAPIILLLIRVLQGLALGGEYGGAATYVAEHVPDGKRGFYTSFIQITATLGLFISLAVILIVQAMMPKEAFAAWGWRIPFLLSALLVIMSLYIRLRMKESPIFQHLKTTGQTAKSPLRESFGNWANWKRVLISLFGATAGQGVVWYTGQFYALFYLQSILKIEPNTANVIIAVGLLLAMPFFVVFGALSDRIGRKWLMMGGCLLALISYYPIYMAMERAAGNNIVSLTSQTNPLTGAITLTPMTLDAAGQLVAAPVAPSPNMPLLILLVFIQVLFVTMVYGPIAAYLVEAFPAKIRYTSMSLPYHIGNGVFGGLLPVIGLALCASTGNIYAGLAYPIAVALITVVIGSILLKETHATKIWEETGENYPEPIAPEDLAPARR, translated from the coding sequence ATGGCTGCACACGCACCGGCGCTTCAGACCGGCCAGGTTGAGAAGAGCAAGATCTGGTCGGTGATTGGCGCATCCGCCGCTGGCACGGTTATCGAGTGGTACGACTTCTACGTCTTCGGGTCGCTGGCCGCGATCATCTCCCCGCTGTTCTACCCCAAGGGCAACGACATCCTGGCCCTGATCGCCTATCTCTCTACCTTCGCGGTGGGCTTCATCGTGCGTCCGTTCGGGGCGCTGTTCTTCGGGCGCATCGGCGACATGGTGGGGCGCAAGTACGCCTTCCTGGTTACGCTGCTGATCATGGGCGGCGCGACCACGCTGATCGGCCTGCTGCCGACCTACGGGTCTATCGGCATCGCCGCCCCGATCATCCTGCTGCTGATACGCGTGCTTCAGGGCCTGGCGCTGGGCGGCGAGTACGGCGGCGCGGCCACCTATGTGGCCGAGCACGTGCCCGACGGCAAGCGCGGCTTCTACACCAGCTTCATCCAGATCACGGCCACGCTGGGCCTGTTCATCTCGCTGGCCGTCATCCTGATCGTGCAGGCCATGATGCCCAAGGAAGCCTTCGCCGCGTGGGGCTGGCGCATCCCCTTCCTGCTCTCGGCGCTGCTGGTGATCATGTCGCTCTACATCCGCCTGCGCATGAAGGAGTCGCCGATCTTCCAGCACCTGAAGACCACGGGCCAGACGGCCAAAAGCCCGCTACGCGAGAGCTTCGGCAACTGGGCCAACTGGAAGCGCGTGCTGATCTCGCTGTTCGGCGCGACGGCGGGCCAGGGCGTGGTGTGGTACACCGGCCAGTTCTACGCGCTGTTCTACCTGCAGTCCATCCTGAAGATCGAGCCGAACACCGCCAACGTGATCATCGCGGTGGGCCTACTGCTGGCCATGCCGTTCTTCGTGGTGTTCGGCGCGCTCTCGGATCGGATCGGGCGCAAGTGGCTGATGATGGGCGGCTGCCTGCTGGCGCTGATCTCGTACTACCCGATCTACATGGCCATGGAGCGGGCGGCGGGCAATAATATCGTCAGCCTCACCTCGCAGACCAACCCGCTGACGGGCGCGATCACGCTCACGCCGATGACGCTGGATGCGGCGGGGCAGCTGGTGGCCGCGCCGGTCGCGCCCAGCCCGAACATGCCGCTGCTCATCCTGCTGGTGTTCATCCAGGTGCTGTTCGTCACCATGGTCTACGGCCCGATCGCGGCCTATTTGGTCGAGGCCTTCCCGGCCAAGATCCGCTACACCTCCATGTCGCTGCCCTACCACATTGGCAACGGCGTGTTCGGCGGCCTGCTGCCGGTGATCGGCCTGGCGCTGTGCGCATCCACCGGCAACATCTACGCTGGCCTGGCCTACCCGATCGCGGTGGCCCTGATCACCGTGGTGATCGGCTCCATCCTGCTGAAGGAGACCCACGCCACCAAGATCTGGGAGGAGACCGGCGAGAACTACCCCGAGCCGATCGCCCCCGAGGACCTGGCCCCGGCGCGGCGCTAG
- a CDS encoding acetyl-CoA carboxylase carboxyl transferase subunit beta, protein MKEFFRRNKKSFAPSQREDEPQIPENLWVKCPSCRELIYQKQLLDNLKVCPKCSHHMRLVPAEWLGLLDADSFVEYDADLWPADPLGFVSPKETYADKLQTVQARLGQADAVVSGVGTIDGLQLAIAICDFSFIGASMGSVYGEKMTRAAERAAELGIPLLTINSSGGARMQEGVISLMQMAKISMALTRLHAVRQPHISLLVDPCFGGVLASYPSVADVIIAEPGANIGFAGSRVVSQTIGGKMPAKHQTAEYMYEHGMVDMVTPRGELRPVLSRLLLLYSQKETAVPALPTLEPALAERQTP, encoded by the coding sequence ATGAAAGAATTCTTCCGGCGGAATAAAAAGAGCTTTGCGCCTTCGCAGCGCGAGGACGAGCCGCAGATCCCTGAGAATCTATGGGTGAAATGCCCATCGTGCCGCGAGCTTATCTACCAGAAGCAGCTGCTCGATAACCTGAAGGTCTGCCCCAAGTGCAGCCATCATATGCGTCTGGTGCCAGCAGAATGGCTGGGCCTGCTTGATGCAGACTCGTTTGTCGAATACGACGCCGATCTGTGGCCCGCCGACCCGCTGGGCTTTGTGTCGCCCAAAGAGACCTACGCCGACAAGCTGCAGACGGTGCAGGCCCGCCTGGGCCAGGCCGACGCGGTGGTGAGCGGCGTGGGCACGATCGACGGCCTGCAGCTGGCGATCGCCATCTGCGACTTCTCGTTCATCGGCGCATCTATGGGCAGCGTCTATGGCGAAAAGATGACCCGCGCCGCCGAGCGCGCCGCCGAGCTGGGCATCCCCCTGCTCACCATCAACTCCAGCGGCGGGGCGCGCATGCAAGAGGGCGTGATCTCGCTGATGCAGATGGCCAAGATCAGCATGGCGCTCACACGGCTGCACGCGGTGCGCCAGCCCCACATCTCGCTGCTGGTCGACCCGTGCTTCGGCGGCGTGCTGGCCTCCTACCCCTCGGTGGCCGACGTGATCATTGCCGAGCCTGGCGCGAACATCGGCTTTGCCGGCAGCCGCGTGGTGAGCCAGACGATCGGCGGCAAGATGCCCGCCAAGCACCAGACCGCCGAGTATATGTACGAGCACGGCATGGTCGACATGGTCACGCCGCGCGGCGAGCTGCGCCCGGTGCTCTCGCGGCTGCTGCTGCTCTACAGCCAGAAAGAGACCGCCGTGCCCGCGCTCCCCACGCTGGAGCCAGCCCTGGCCGAGCGCCAGACGCCCTAG
- a CDS encoding SH3 domain-containing protein, whose amino-acid sequence MEYLPFIIGGLGIVLAVLFIMQRQRKKTDEVLPPPDFGQPIDYTNPDIKEPETLGTRIRNAPMAAKVLLGVALVLLIGTIIVLVNILQPTSQPPLTPTPEPASITEVSATLSNPTRILVQANTNMPGGTQVTAQLLEDGQPFAWFTPETATGTVAGGKIQINLSKNPSAPTPSKNKAYTIALSAAGADGAQVSADAATLTVPQIYSNDFYASATTPTPKPTAKPTATVKATAVVSATATTAPTPTATSTLTGTVRNGGNVRDQPNFNGKVLDQNNAFEVVTLIEKSKDGVWYKMTNPRGTTGWFSASLLTVAPEVAAKVPVEGSAPAPEPTMEPTPAPTASGNTPPPTPASTGSQLTGYVWNGGNLRTAPSTQSDVVDQNNAGETVVLVAKSADGAWYKVTNPRGKTGWFSASLVRVDAGVAEQVPVGQ is encoded by the coding sequence ATGGAATATCTTCCCTTCATTATTGGGGGTCTCGGCATCGTCCTCGCCGTCCTCTTTATTATGCAGAGGCAGCGCAAGAAAACGGATGAGGTACTTCCCCCGCCAGACTTTGGCCAGCCTATAGATTACACCAACCCCGACATCAAAGAGCCAGAGACCCTGGGCACCCGCATCCGCAACGCGCCCATGGCTGCCAAGGTGCTGCTGGGCGTGGCCCTGGTGCTGCTGATCGGCACGATCATCGTGCTGGTCAACATCCTGCAGCCCACATCGCAGCCGCCGCTGACGCCCACGCCCGAGCCAGCCAGCATCACCGAGGTGAGCGCCACGCTCAGCAACCCGACGCGCATCCTGGTGCAGGCCAACACCAACATGCCCGGCGGCACCCAGGTGACAGCGCAGCTGCTTGAGGATGGCCAGCCCTTCGCTTGGTTCACCCCCGAGACCGCCACCGGGACGGTCGCTGGCGGCAAGATCCAGATCAACCTGAGCAAAAACCCGAGCGCCCCCACGCCCAGCAAAAATAAGGCCTACACCATCGCCCTCAGCGCGGCTGGGGCGGATGGCGCGCAGGTGAGCGCCGACGCGGCCACGCTGACCGTGCCACAGATCTACAGCAACGATTTCTACGCCAGCGCCACCACGCCGACGCCCAAGCCCACTGCCAAGCCCACCGCCACCGTCAAGGCCACCGCCGTGGTGAGCGCCACCGCCACCACAGCGCCCACGCCCACCGCCACATCCACGCTCACCGGCACAGTGCGCAATGGCGGCAACGTGCGCGATCAGCCGAACTTCAACGGCAAGGTGCTGGATCAGAACAACGCCTTCGAGGTGGTGACGCTGATCGAGAAGAGCAAGGACGGCGTGTGGTACAAAATGACCAACCCGCGTGGCACGACGGGCTGGTTCAGCGCCTCGCTGCTGACCGTCGCCCCCGAGGTTGCGGCCAAGGTTCCCGTGGAGGGCAGCGCGCCCGCCCCCGAGCCGACCATGGAGCCGACGCCCGCGCCCACCGCCAGCGGCAATACCCCCCCGCCCACACCCGCCAGCACGGGCAGCCAGCTGACCGGCTATGTCTGGAACGGCGGCAACCTGCGCACCGCGCCCAGCACCCAGAGCGACGTGGTTGACCAGAACAACGCCGGCGAGACTGTGGTGCTGGTGGCCAAGAGCGCCGACGGCGCGTGGTACAAGGTGACCAACCCGCGCGGTAAGACCGGCTGGTTCAGCGCCTCGCTGGTGCGGGTGGATGCCGGGGTTGCCGAGCAGGTGCCTGTCGGGCAGTAG
- a CDS encoding ABC transporter ATP-binding protein yields the protein MTTYAIETRQLQKRYGEKLAVADLTLDVPRGEVFGFLGPNGAGKSTSVKMLLGLVRPSGGAAQVLGGGPGDARVMARVGFLPEHFRFHEWLHAAEFLDLHGRLYGIAPAERARRIPQLLDEVGLAEQAKRPLAGFSKGMLQRIGLAQALLNEPDLVFLDEPTSALDPFGRLLVRGVIQQLKARGATVFLNSHLLGEVEATCDRVAFIRQGRVLRTLTLRDFHPDHLQVTLTTGGLPPELLAQLAQIEGLARFDPAAATAASAPQGATTLELVVDGEQRLPQIAQAVVQSGTPLYALNPRRTSLEQLFLEIVGDEDSGQ from the coding sequence ATGACAACATACGCGATAGAGACGCGCCAGCTGCAGAAGCGCTACGGCGAGAAGCTGGCGGTGGCCGACCTCACCCTGGATGTACCACGGGGTGAGGTCTTTGGGTTCCTCGGGCCGAACGGCGCGGGGAAGAGCACCTCGGTGAAGATGCTGCTGGGCCTGGTGCGGCCCAGCGGCGGCGCGGCCCAGGTGCTGGGCGGCGGCCCGGGCGACGCCCGCGTGATGGCCAGGGTGGGCTTCCTGCCCGAGCACTTCCGCTTCCACGAGTGGCTGCACGCGGCGGAGTTCCTAGACCTGCACGGGCGGCTGTATGGCATCGCCCCCGCCGAGCGCGCCCGCCGCATCCCGCAGCTGCTGGATGAGGTGGGCCTGGCCGAGCAGGCCAAGCGCCCGCTGGCGGGCTTCTCGAAGGGCATGCTGCAGCGCATCGGCCTGGCCCAGGCCCTGCTGAACGAGCCGGACCTGGTGTTCTTGGATGAGCCGACCTCGGCGCTCGACCCGTTCGGGCGGCTGCTGGTGCGCGGCGTCATCCAGCAGCTGAAGGCCAGGGGCGCGACGGTGTTCCTCAACTCGCACCTGCTGGGCGAGGTCGAGGCCACCTGCGACCGGGTGGCGTTCATCCGCCAGGGGCGCGTGCTGCGCACCCTCACGCTGCGCGATTTCCACCCCGACCACCTCCAGGTGACGCTCACCACCGGCGGCCTGCCGCCCGAGCTGCTGGCCCAGCTGGCCCAGATCGAGGGCCTGGCCCGGTTCGACCCCGCCGCCGCCACGGCGGCCAGCGCGCCGCAGGGGGCCACCACGCTGGAGCTAGTGGTGGATGGCGAGCAGCGCCTGCCGCAGATCGCCCAGGCCGTGGTGCAGAGCGGCACCCCTCTCTATGCCCTGAATCCACGGCGCACCTCGCTGGAGCAGCTGTTTCTGGAGATCGTGGGCGACGAGGACAGCGGCCAGTAG
- the acs gene encoding acetate--CoA ligase → MTVDATPTSAASGGAQDDPKFYYPPQDLVEHSNILAYAREKGFSNVDDLYQWTIQEPQQFWADMAARYLDWFAPWEKVLDDSAAPFYKWFTGSKTNIVHNAVERHAAGPNRDKVAIIFESEQGETTTYTYAQVAAEVNRFANVLRSQGVAKGDRVTIYLSRVPQLLFAMLAVTKIGAMHSVVYGGFSTDALYSRIMDARSKVLVTGDGGWMNNKIVELKKITDEAVDRAHDVVERVIVFQRTGHDVPMKPGRDVWWHELAAQPGMDEPCPTEPMDAEDPLFMLYTSGTTGSPKGLVHTCGGYQVGVAATLALVFDIKPNDIYWCAADPGWITGHSYIVYGPLILGATEVIYEGAPSFPNPDRWWSIVEKYGVTILYAAPTAVRGLMRFGEEWPAKHDLSSLRLLGSVGEPINPEAWRWYHRVIGHERCPIMDTWWQTETGAFMITPNPTTPLKPGSGTKPFLGIEVDVLNEEGQPASANDDGLLVIKTPWPAMLRTIYGDPNRYVQQYWSRLPGLYTAGDAARRDDDGYFWVIGRIDDVIKVSGYRLGTAEIESALVSHPAVAEAAAIGLPHEVKGNAIHTYVILRQGQVASDALAEELRKHVGKELGPIARPEAINFVSALPKTRSGKIMRRVLKSRALGLPEGDLSTLEQ, encoded by the coding sequence ATGACTGTTGATGCGACACCCACTAGCGCCGCGTCGGGCGGCGCTCAGGACGATCCGAAGTTCTACTACCCGCCCCAGGATCTGGTCGAGCACTCGAATATTCTGGCCTACGCGCGCGAGAAGGGGTTCTCGAACGTCGATGATCTGTACCAGTGGACGATCCAGGAGCCGCAGCAGTTCTGGGCCGATATGGCCGCGCGCTACCTCGACTGGTTCGCGCCCTGGGAGAAGGTGCTGGACGATTCCGCCGCGCCCTTCTACAAATGGTTCACCGGCAGCAAGACCAACATTGTCCACAACGCCGTCGAGCGCCACGCCGCCGGGCCGAACCGCGACAAGGTGGCGATCATCTTCGAGAGCGAGCAGGGCGAGACGACCACCTACACCTACGCCCAGGTGGCCGCCGAGGTCAACCGCTTCGCCAACGTGCTGCGCTCGCAGGGTGTGGCCAAGGGCGACCGCGTGACGATCTACCTCTCGCGCGTGCCGCAGCTGCTGTTCGCCATGCTGGCCGTCACCAAGATCGGCGCGATGCACTCGGTGGTCTACGGTGGCTTCTCCACCGATGCGCTCTACTCGCGGATCATGGATGCCCGCTCCAAGGTGCTGGTCACCGGCGACGGCGGCTGGATGAACAACAAGATCGTCGAGCTGAAGAAGATCACCGACGAGGCGGTGGACCGCGCCCACGATGTGGTCGAGCGCGTGATCGTGTTCCAGCGCACCGGCCACGACGTGCCCATGAAGCCAGGGCGCGACGTGTGGTGGCACGAGCTGGCCGCCCAGCCCGGCATGGACGAGCCGTGCCCGACCGAGCCGATGGATGCCGAAGACCCGCTGTTTATGCTCTACACCTCGGGCACCACCGGCTCGCCCAAGGGCCTGGTGCACACCTGCGGCGGCTACCAGGTGGGCGTGGCCGCCACGCTCGCGCTGGTGTTCGACATCAAGCCGAACGACATCTACTGGTGCGCCGCCGACCCCGGCTGGATCACCGGCCACTCCTACATCGTCTACGGCCCGCTCATCCTGGGCGCCACCGAGGTGATCTACGAGGGCGCGCCATCCTTCCCTAACCCCGACCGCTGGTGGAGCATCGTGGAAAAGTATGGTGTCACCATTCTCTACGCCGCCCCCACCGCTGTGCGTGGCCTGATGCGCTTCGGCGAGGAGTGGCCCGCCAAGCACGATCTCTCCAGCCTGCGCCTGCTTGGCTCGGTCGGCGAGCCGATCAACCCCGAGGCCTGGCGCTGGTACCACCGCGTGATCGGCCACGAGCGCTGCCCGATCATGGACACCTGGTGGCAGACCGAGACCGGCGCGTTCATGATCACGCCCAACCCCACCACCCCGCTCAAGCCCGGCTCGGGCACCAAGCCCTTCCTGGGCATCGAGGTGGATGTGCTGAACGAGGAGGGCCAGCCCGCCAGCGCCAACGACGACGGCCTGCTGGTGATCAAGACGCCCTGGCCCGCCATGCTGCGCACGATCTACGGCGACCCGAACCGCTACGTGCAGCAGTACTGGTCGCGCCTGCCCGGCCTCTACACGGCGGGCGACGCCGCGCGCAGGGATGATGACGGCTACTTCTGGGTGATCGGTCGCATCGACGATGTGATCAAGGTCTCGGGCTACCGCCTGGGCACCGCCGAGATCGAGTCGGCGCTGGTCTCGCACCCTGCCGTGGCCGAGGCGGCGGCCATCGGCCTGCCCCACGAGGTGAAGGGTAACGCCATCCACACCTACGTCATCCTGCGCCAGGGCCAGGTGGCCAGCGACGCTCTGGCCGAGGAGCTGCGCAAGCACGTGGGCAAGGAGCTTGGCCCAATCGCCCGCCCCGAGGCGATCAACTTCGTCTCCGCGCTGCCCAAGACACGCTCGGGCAAGATCATGCGCCGCGTGCTAAAATCGCGCGCGCTCGGCCTGCCCGAGGGCGACCTGAGCACGCTGGAGCAGTAG
- a CDS encoding acetyl-CoA carboxylase carboxyltransferase subunit alpha, translating into MTSLETTETLSTWDRVQLARNVQRPHTLDFVRGLCENFVELHGDRRFGDDVAIVGGLASFDGRTVMVIGHQKGRNTRENVQRHFGMPKPEGYRKALRLFRHAEKFGIPLLCFIDTPGADPERESEERGQANAIAECIMTMTNLRVPIIATIIGEGGSGGALAIGVADRLLMMENAIYSVITPEGCASILWRDASKAPDAAKAMRIIASDVHELGVADAVVAEPEGGAHVDHVAAIAAVGEHIRRHFADLDKLGLDVLLGQRYDKYRRIGAFYEQQQELSGLREKIGPLPFA; encoded by the coding sequence ATGACCTCACTAGAGACCACTGAAACGCTTTCTACCTGGGATCGTGTGCAGCTTGCGCGCAATGTGCAGCGCCCGCACACCTTAGATTTTGTCCGCGGTCTGTGCGAGAACTTCGTCGAGCTGCACGGCGACCGGCGCTTCGGCGACGATGTGGCGATCGTCGGCGGGCTGGCCAGCTTCGATGGCCGCACCGTGATGGTGATCGGCCACCAGAAGGGCCGCAACACCCGCGAGAACGTGCAGCGCCACTTTGGCATGCCCAAGCCCGAGGGCTACCGCAAGGCGCTACGGCTGTTCCGCCACGCCGAGAAGTTCGGCATCCCCCTGCTCTGCTTCATCGATACCCCAGGGGCCGACCCCGAGCGCGAGTCCGAGGAGCGCGGCCAGGCCAACGCCATCGCCGAGTGCATCATGACCATGACCAACCTGCGCGTGCCGATCATCGCCACGATCATCGGCGAGGGTGGCTCGGGCGGCGCGCTGGCCATCGGCGTGGCCGACCGCCTGCTGATGATGGAGAACGCCATCTACTCGGTGATCACCCCCGAGGGCTGCGCATCGATCCTCTGGCGCGACGCATCCAAGGCCCCCGATGCGGCCAAGGCCATGCGGATCATCGCCAGCGACGTGCACGAGCTGGGCGTGGCCGACGCCGTGGTGGCCGAGCCGGAGGGCGGCGCGCATGTCGACCACGTGGCCGCTATCGCCGCGGTTGGCGAGCACATCCGCCGCCACTTTGCCGACCTCGACAAGCTGGGCCTGGATGTGCTGCTGGGCCAGCGCTACGACAAGTACCGCCGGATCGGCGCGTTCTACGAGCAGCAGCAGGAGCTGTCGGGCCTGCGCGAGAAGATCGGCCCGCTGCCCTTCGCCTGA
- a CDS encoding superoxide dismutase, producing the protein MKIRNLARPLASLAVLIGFLGIAPDVVAQRTQAEPPATPIAFPAADVVFPEGVAVHPVNGQLFVGSTANGAVYRGDVRRPERGLSVFLPGGADGRTTAIGMKVDAKGYLWIAGGATGKIWMYDSITGRLLSEFWNGLSASTFVNDITVTPDGAIYATDSNTPILYRVAPDAQGVYQFSYWLDFRGTALEYTQGFNLNGITSTADGKYLVVVQSNTGKLFRIATASKEVAEIPLAGGDRVTSGDGILLDGSTLYVTRNSLGLIVKLELAADLSSGKQVGSFTSSSFRYPTTIAKWGDRLLVVNSQFNRRGTPPNPELPFTTSLVSIP; encoded by the coding sequence ATGAAGATTCGGAATCTCGCCCGCCCGCTGGCATCGCTGGCGGTTCTGATCGGCTTCTTGGGCATCGCGCCGGATGTGGTGGCGCAGCGCACCCAGGCCGAGCCGCCCGCCACCCCGATCGCATTCCCGGCAGCCGATGTGGTCTTCCCCGAGGGGGTGGCGGTCCACCCCGTCAACGGCCAGCTTTTTGTGGGCAGCACCGCCAACGGCGCGGTCTATCGCGGCGACGTGCGCAGGCCCGAGCGCGGGCTGTCGGTGTTTCTGCCGGGCGGCGCCGATGGCCGCACCACGGCGATCGGCATGAAGGTGGATGCCAAGGGCTACCTGTGGATCGCGGGCGGCGCGACCGGCAAGATCTGGATGTACGACTCGATCACCGGGCGGCTGCTCAGCGAGTTCTGGAACGGCCTGAGCGCCAGCACCTTCGTGAACGACATCACCGTGACGCCCGACGGGGCGATCTACGCCACCGACTCGAACACGCCCATCCTCTATCGCGTCGCGCCGGATGCGCAGGGCGTCTACCAGTTCTCCTACTGGCTCGACTTCCGCGGCACCGCGCTGGAGTATACCCAGGGCTTCAACCTGAACGGCATCACGTCCACCGCCGATGGCAAATACCTGGTGGTGGTGCAGAGCAATACGGGCAAGCTGTTCCGCATCGCCACTGCCAGCAAGGAGGTGGCCGAGATTCCGCTGGCGGGCGGCGACCGCGTGACCAGCGGCGACGGCATCCTGCTGGATGGCAGCACCTTGTATGTCACACGCAACAGCCTGGGCCTGATCGTGAAGCTAGAGCTGGCCGCCGATCTCTCCTCGGGCAAGCAGGTGGGCAGCTTCACCAGCTCGTCGTTCCGTTACCCCACCACTATCGCCAAGTGGGGCGACCGGCTGCTGGTGGTGAACTCGCAGTTCAACCGGCGCGGCACCCCGCCCAACCCCGAGCTGCCCTTCACCACATCGCTGGTCAGCATCCCCTAG
- a CDS encoding ABC transporter permease: MNTIMTITWLTFQEARRRRVALAALGLGLVFIMLYAIGFSYVHSEASAKMTGSTLFLPQMHNFLVLAGLYVVHFLTIMLAIFGSVDTVSGEIATHTIQTIITKPVRRWQVLLGKWLGYALMLCGYLALLSGGILLSAYAIARYTPPNALQGIALLMLEALLLISCSLLGGTRLSTLTNGVLLFMLYGLAFIGAWVEQIGSLFDSDAAVNIGIISSLLMPVESVWRRAAYLMQPAISNSIPSPFSSASIPSPAMVIYAVAYGVIMLVLALRQLEKRDL, from the coding sequence ATGAACACCATTATGACAATAACATGGCTCACATTCCAAGAGGCGCGCCGACGGCGTGTGGCGCTGGCCGCCCTCGGGCTAGGGCTGGTGTTCATCATGCTCTACGCCATCGGCTTCAGCTATGTCCATAGCGAGGCCAGCGCGAAGATGACTGGCAGCACGCTCTTTTTGCCCCAGATGCACAATTTCCTCGTGCTGGCGGGACTCTACGTCGTCCACTTCCTCACGATCATGCTGGCGATCTTCGGCTCGGTCGACACGGTCTCTGGCGAGATCGCCACGCACACCATCCAGACAATTATCACCAAGCCGGTGCGGCGCTGGCAGGTGCTGCTGGGCAAATGGCTGGGCTACGCGCTGATGCTGTGCGGCTACCTGGCGCTGCTCAGCGGCGGCATTCTACTGTCCGCCTACGCTATCGCCCGCTACACCCCACCAAACGCGCTCCAGGGCATTGCCCTGCTGATGCTAGAGGCGCTGCTGCTGATCTCGTGCTCGCTGCTGGGCGGCACGCGGCTCTCCACGCTCACCAACGGCGTGCTGCTGTTTATGCTCTACGGCCTAGCGTTTATCGGCGCGTGGGTCGAGCAGATCGGGTCGCTGTTCGATTCGGATGCGGCGGTGAACATCGGCATCATCTCCAGCCTGCTGATGCCGGTCGAGTCGGTGTGGCGGCGGGCAGCCTACCTGATGCAGCCCGCGATTTCCAACAGCATTCCCTCGCCCTTCTCCAGCGCCTCGATACCCAGCCCGGCCATGGTGATCTACGCCGTGGCCTACGGCGTGATCATGCTGGTGCTGGCCCTGCGCCAGCTGGAGAAGCGCGACCTATAG